The genomic interval TTAATTTTTATATTTTGGAGGTTTGACTCGACAAGAGAAGCGTTTCCAGAGTTTCCCATTGGGTTCCGCCTAGTGGATCTCCGTTGAGATCTGTAGTCGGAACTCTCTCCTTGGCGAACCGTTGAGTCATGGGGTCCTTCTTCTTGGGTTCGTCGTTACTTCCCATGAGGCCAACCAACTGTCCCGTGCTCAATGATGCGAACTCGATGATCCAGTCGTTGTTGAAGTTCAACAGCTTCCGGAATGGCTTGCTCCATAGGATTTTGCTCCCCTCGCGGATGGCTGCATCTACAGGGCCATTAGTTGATGCTTCGCTCTGGTTGGGCAGAAGGCTCCTAGCCACAGTGGCTCTGCTCGCTCTTTCGACAATTCTGAGGGAGAAGGAGATGTGGCGCAAGGACATCTGCACGCCGGCCCATGACAGGGGCATTGATGCTGGCGGAGGAATCATTGATGCCCGCGTCTGGCACGAGACACAGTGCAAAGTGTGCTTCGATGCCTCTAAGCGCTACCTGTTATGGCCCAAGGAGACCAACGATAAGCCCTGTCCGGGAACGTGAGCATGCGACGCACACGAAAAGAGCGAGGACTGGCGCGCGGGCCGGAAAAGGATCAGCTCCTCTTGAAGCTGCTGAAGGCCGATGCCCCATACGAGGAGATCAGGCGCGCATTGCTGGAGCTGGAGAAACGGTGGTTACGCGAGGCGAAGACCGAGGTCGAGCGTCAGCAGACCCGGCGCGGCATCGCGGAGGAGCTCGTCTCTCAGTCGTACTCGTTCGACATGCCCTGGGAGGAGTTCGGCCAGTGGCTTCGTCGTGTCCAACGGCTCGGCTTCTCCAACCTCGCCCTGCGCGTCCACAGCGCCTGTCTCTACGTGCAATCCCTCCACCTCTTCCCCCGTCGAGCTCGAGAGGCCTGGGACATGCTGGAGGACGCGGAGCGAAGGGTCCTGCGCATCCGCAAGGAGCACTTCCTCCGGAAGGAGAGCTTGAACGCCATTGCTCATGCGAAGGCCGTGGCCACAGTGAGCAGACCCTCCTCTCGATGAAGGGGGACCCGCGGTCGCTCAGGTGACGACGCCGGGCACGGGGCCGGAGCGGGGCAGGGTGACGGCGACTCGGGTGCGCTCCGCCTCGCTGGTGAGCGCGAGGCTCGCGCGTCCGGCGTATGCGAGCGCGAGCCGGCGCTCCACCGTGGGCAGGCCGCTGCTCCCCTCGCGCGGCCCCTTCGAGGTGCCGGGGTTCTCCAGGGTGAAGGCGATCTCGTCGCCTCGTGCCCGCACCGTGAGGGCGATGGGCCCCCGATGGCCAGCGGCGGGCCCGTGTTTCACCGCGTTCTCCGCCAGGGGCAACAGCACCAGCGGCGGCACGGGGAAGGACTCCAGCCCTGGCTCCACCTCCACCGAGAGCTGGAAGAGGTCCGGATCTCTCAGCAGGTGCAGGTCGAACAGGGTGCGCACCAGCTCCAACTCGCGCTCCAGCGGCCAGGTGGCGGCCCTCACCCCGGCCAGCACGCTGCGCAGCATGGCCGACAGCCTCAGCACCGCCGCCTCGGCCACGGCTCCATCCGTCTGGCACCACTCGGCGATGGCGTTCAGCGTGTTGAAGAGGAAGTGCGGATCCAGGTGGCTGCGCAGCGCCAGCAGTTGCGCCTGCTCCGCCTCCAGCTCGAGCCGGGCCGCACGGGCCCGTTCGCGAGCGAGGCTCTCCTCGAAGCCGATGTCCCTCCCCAGTCCCCAGCCACCCACCAGGAACAGGCCCATGCACACCGCCAGGCTGTACCGGTCCGTGAGGAAGGTGCGCCCGATGTCCAGCAACTGCGGTAGCACCACGCCCACCGAGAGCACGACGCCCACTCCCACCGTGGCGTAGAGCAGCAGCCGGATGCCTCCGTGGCTGAAGTCGAGTCCCTCGGGGAAGATGACGCGGTAGGACACCGGGGCCACCGCCACGCACAGGGCGCACATCAGCACCCCCAGCGGGCCCGCCATGCTCTGCTCGCTGAAGCGCGCCTGCGCCGCCACCAGCGGCAGGCACACGAGCACGATGGGGATCAGCCGCCTGGGCACCAGGAGCGCCTTGAGCGTGGCGCGGACGATGGAACCTTCGTTCATGGCGGATCGCGAGCCAGCATACCACCCGCCCTCGGCCCAGGCGGTGAGGCTCACGTGCTCGCTTCCCTCGTCTCCCTGGCGCCCA from Archangium lipolyticum carries:
- a CDS encoding sensor histidine kinase; amino-acid sequence: MNEGSIVRATLKALLVPRRLIPIVLVCLPLVAAQARFSEQSMAGPLGVLMCALCVAVAPVSYRVIFPEGLDFSHGGIRLLLYATVGVGVVLSVGVVLPQLLDIGRTFLTDRYSLAVCMGLFLVGGWGLGRDIGFEESLARERARAARLELEAEQAQLLALRSHLDPHFLFNTLNAIAEWCQTDGAVAEAAVLRLSAMLRSVLAGVRAATWPLERELELVRTLFDLHLLRDPDLFQLSVEVEPGLESFPVPPLVLLPLAENAVKHGPAAGHRGPIALTVRARGDEIAFTLENPGTSKGPREGSSGLPTVERRLALAYAGRASLALTSEAERTRVAVTLPRSGPVPGVVT